The genome window GGTTCAAACGCAGAAGATCCCGCGAGTACCAATAATTCTTGTCGGTGATGAATTCTGGGGAGCTTTGGATGATTTTATTCACAATATGTTGGTGAACAAATATCAAACTATCGGCCCGGGAGACGAAGAGCTGTACACAATGACAGAAGATATAGATGAAATTTCTAAAATAGTCAAAAACGCGCCTAAGCGTAAGGAATAAACAAAAAACCGCTTTTGAGAAGCGGTTTTTTGTTTTAGTTCTATATTATCTGCTTATCCTTTAACCTCAGGCAGGTCTACCGTAGTGGTAATTTGAACTCTGATCGCACTACCACCTTCGGTTACTACTCGCTCGTCCTCGTCCTCTTCAAAGGTACCGTTTTCGTTTGTATCTGTGTACAGCTCTACGTAGTACTGATCTCCTTCGGATGTGGACTCATCAAGCTCTACATTACCCGTCAAATCCGTGTTCCAGCTTCCACAAAAGCAGAACCGATAACTTCTCCTGGCTCACCGTCTACTTTGTTTCTTACAACGACAAAACCGTCTTCTGTAAGATTGAGACTGTCATAAAAACTACGTCTTCCGGGAATTTGATCGTTCACTATTACTGAATTTTCACTGTCCCCACTAACACTGTTAATTCTTCTTCATTTTGTTCTGGAGGGTTAACCTCTTCACTGCTAGGCCGTGTTAAAAGTAACGCAACCACCGCAACTACCAGCACAAGAAGTACCCCGACTGTTATGATAATTGATCTATTATTATTCATATGCACACAGTATACAACAAAAACACCATTTACAACAATGGCCTTATATTAATCCCTTCTTAGCCAAAATCGCGGAAATAGGATCGGTGGACTTACCGCGAGCCGGACTAATTTCACGTCCGTACGCTTTAAGCTTATAAGAAATGTCAAACCATTCATCTTTGGGCCAAAGATCCATCAACTCTTCTCGACGATCTCGGGTCATTGGTATTGACCAGACCAAATTTTCTCGCCAATCGTATAACGTGCGTATCCACCGCAATTCCATCAACTTCGCCGAAAAGATGCCCGCGAACAACGTTGGCGGTCTTTCTGCCGACACCGGGTAGGGAGGTACAGTTCTTCCATACTACTTTTGGAATTCTTGCTTTAAATTTATTCTTGATAATACGAGCCGAGTCACGAATGTACTTTGCTTTAGCTCGGCTAAACCCGATTTCTAAAATATCCTTTCGCAGATCCTCGACGGAGGCCTCAGCGAACTTGTTTAAATGTGTGTATTTTTTTAAATAATTTTTCCGTAACCTGATCTACTTTTTTGTCCGTAGTTTGAGCCGATAAATGACCCCGCAAAAAGAAGTTCGTGGTTTTAAGTATATCGGCTAAAACTACAGACAAAGAGAAATCAGGTAAGAAAAAATTGTAAAAAATACAACACATTAAACAAGTTCGCTGAGGCCTCCGTAGAGGATCTGCGAAAGGATATTTTAGAAATCGGGTTTAGCCGAGCTAAAGCAAAGTACATTCGTGACTCGGCTCGTATTATCAAGAATAAATTTAAAGCAAGAATTCCAAAGAGTATGGAAGACCTTACTTTTCTACCCGGAGTTGGCAGAAAGACCGCCAACGTTGTTCGAGGTCATCTTTTTGGTGAAGTTGATGGAATTGCAGTGGATACGCACGTTCTGCGATTGGCGAGAAAATTTGGTCTGGTCAATACCAATGACCCCGAGATCGTCGAGAGAGAGTTGATGTATCTTTGGCCTAAAGATGAATGGTTTGACATTTCTTATAAGCTTAAAGCGTACGGACGTGAAATTAGTCCGGCTCGCGGTAAGTCCACCGATCCTATTTCCGCGATTTTGGCTAAGAAGGGATTAATATAAGGCCATTGTTGTAAATGGTGTTTTTGTTGTATACTGTGTGCATATGAATAATAATAGATCAATTATCATAACAGTCGGGGTACTTCTTGTGCTGGTAGTTGCGGTGGTTGCGTTACTTTTAACACGGCCTAGCAGTGAAGAGGTTAACCCTCCAGAACAAAATGAAGAAGAATTTAACAGCGTTAGTGGGGACAGTGAAAATTCAGTAATAGTGAACGATCAAATTCCCGGAGACGTAGTTTTTTATGACAGTCTCAATCTTACAGAAGACGGTTTTGTTGTTGTAAGAAATGAAGTAGACAGTGAGCCCGGAGAAGTTATCGGTTCTGCTTTTGTGGAGGCCGGTACAGATATGACGGGTAATGTAGAGCTTGATGAGTCCACATCCGAAGGAGATCAATACTACGTAGAGCTGTACACAGACACAAACGAAAACGGTACCTTTGAAGAGGACGAGGACGAGCGAGTAGTAACCGAAGGTGGTAGTGCGATCAGAGTTCAAATTACCACTACGGTAGACCTGCCTGAGGTTAAAGGATAAGCAGATAATATAGAACTAAAACAAAAAACCGCTTCTCAAAAGCGGTTTTTTGTTTATTCCTTACGCTTAGGCGCGTTTTTGACTATTTTAGAAATTTCATCTATATCTTCTGTCATTGTGTACAGCTCTTCGTCTTCTGGGCCGATAGTTTGATATTTGTTCACCAACATATTGTGAATAAAATCATCCAAAGCTCCCCAGAATTCATCACCGACAAGAATTATTGGTACTCGCGGGATCTTCTGCGTTTGAACCAAAGTTACAATTTCAAAAAATTCATCCAGAGTTCCGAATCCGCCGGGGAAATAAATATAGGCTTCCGCTGAGAAAGCAAGCATTACTTTTCGTGAAAAGAAGTAATTAAAAGAAAGAGATTTTGTAACATACTTATTAATAACTTGCTCAAATGGCAGTTCAATACTGAATCCCAAAGAGTCTCCTCCTGCCTCAAATGCGCCACGATTGGCCGCCTCCATTATGCCTGGGCCGCCGCCGGTTACCACGGTAAACCCGTCATCGGATAAGCGGTGGGCAACTTCTTGAGCTTTTTTGTAATATGGGTGTGACTCAGAGAGACGAGAGGAACCAAAGAAAGTTACGGATTTGGGATAGTCTCTAATTACGTCGAAACCTTTCGCGAATTCGTTGCCTATAAGCGAGACTCGCCTATTTGCTTCTTCTTCAACTCTTTCTCTAACTATTTTTGCCTGTGCAGGCTCGTCTGGTCTGTCTTTTTCCATAATAGCGAGTATATCATATAAAATAATTATATTTTTGTGTATAATATACTGACAATATGAGGGGTGTTCTTAATGAATTCAAAAAATTCGCCCTAAGGGGTAGTGTGGTTGATTTGGCAGTCGGTATAGTGATCGGCGCGGCGTTTAATTCGCTCGTCCACTCGATAGTGGAAGACATAATAATGCCTCCGGTTGGAATGTTGGTCGGTGGAGCTGATTTTTCAAATCTTTTTGTTAACCTTTCTTCAGGCGTTGACTTCTCCACTCTGGCAGAAGCGGAAGCTGCGGGTGCTATAACGATCAATTACGGAGAATTTATTAATCAGTCAGTGAGTTTTCTGATCACGGCTTTTGCTGTCTTTATTTTGGTAAAAGCCGTAAACCGATTACGTGAAAGTAAAGATACTAATGTAAATAAATCCGAAGAGACTGTATCAAAGTGTCCTTTTTGCTATGAGTTGATCCACAAGTCGGCAACGCGGTGTCCCAACTGCACTTCTGATTTAAATGCTAGCTAATAATCGGTATTAAACCCCAGGGCAAGCCCTGGACTCAAAGGGTGTTCGCTTCGCTCACCCCTTGAGCCCCAGAGGGGCGGGGTATTGAACCCATCTGCCTCGGCTCGGAAATACTCAAGGCTTCGCCTTGGTATTCCTCTCGCTCTACGTCGGCAATAAAAAGAGGACGGTTCCAAGGAACCGTCCTCAGCCCTTGTTAACAACAAGAACCATGTTTCTTCCCTTTTCACCGAATTTGGCACTACCTCTGGTTTGACTAGCGCGGTGACTCCAGAACCTAGGATCAAAGTAGGTGTCGAAAAGGTCCGCGTAGATGTTTGAGGGTAGCAGACCTGCTTCAACCAACTTCCTCGCTGCGATTCGCCTGAGGTCGATTTTGCCCTCGCCTAAGGGCCAATCTACTATCTCAGGTCCGTACTTTCCTATCAACTCACAGGTACGTCGACGATTCTTCTTTCCATGCTTATGGTTTTCCCAATCGTGTTTAAAGTGAGCAGAGTCGATGCCGAGAGTAATTACGGCAATTAGCCTTTCAGCACTTCCCTTCCTGAAGTGTCGAAGAGCCTTGGAAAGAATGTCGTCATCTACTCCGTTTTCACGATTGAAGTGAATAGCAATTGTTTTTCCCGTAACCGGGTCTTGTAGGGCTACTGTGTGGCAATCGCCGGAAGCGAGCCCGTAAGCCTCCTCTTTATCAATTTCGGCTCCATCTGCCTTAACTTCACGGTAGATCCTTCTTTTGGTGCGGGAAACATCAAGTGTTTTGATCTTGGAGCTTGAAATGGTCGTACCGTGGACAGGGTATGGACAAAAGATCCTAGTTGCGCCCAGCTCTCTGGCTATAGAGAGGAGGCGGTTGTAGGTCGTTTGGTCGTGAAGATTTTCAAGTTCTCCCTTCCAATCTGTTGGTTTACCAAGCGCGTTGACTACCAAGTTTCCAATTGAAAACGGATACTCCTTGATCTCATTGATCTTCCCTGGAACTCCCGGGATATGGATCATTTCCGCTCCTTTCGGTAGTGTGTGTATTCGGTGTCTTAAAGATCAGAGTACTAATGCAACAATACAATAATTATTTGGTTTGTAAATGTCCAATCTTACTGCGATGTATGTTTTGTGTTGTCGCGACAGTGTTTAACTCTTTAGCTATATCTTCCGTTAATACGCGTACATAAGTTCCACTGGAGCATTCAACATTACAATCTAGCACTTGAACTTTATTTGGTATGTCATCTTCGATCTCTTGCCACCTTTTGATTATTTTCTCTTGCCTAAAATCTCCTTCAACTTTTCTAATCAGAGTAAATATATTATCTAAAAGATCTTCTTTTTTAATTTCTCGGGTTTTTTGTAGACTCAGAGCAAATATTTCAATTTCATGATCTGGAATTTTTACTTCGTTTTGGTTTCGCGTGTGTTCAAACAAGGCCCTCCCGTCTACTTTTCTTGATGAAAATTTCGGATACTTTTGTCTGTATTTACTCTCAAATTTTTTAAGAGTATTTATAACTTCAGCTTCCTCGATCTTTCTAGAGAAATCCACACATTCAATCAATCCCAAGGGGTCTCCGGTGTCAGTTTTTAATCCAAGTATGATCTGAAAGCTGTAGGATTTATTCAGAGACAGAAACTCATCTTTTTGAAATCTTCTTTCATTGAGGAGAAAAACGACCACACCGCTTGCGAGTGGATCTAGACGGCCGGCAAACGTCAGTTTAGTGTTCGGGTCTAGACTTAATTCAGAGAAAACCCGCTGCCTTAATTGCCCCATTGTCTCGCCTGTGCTTTTTTCAGCTAGAATCATATTTTTGTTCTCGTATTTTTCCATCACTTTGGTACAATATTTCCAATGTCTGAGGAAAAAAGCAAGGTATCTAAAAACGTTACTACGGAAAGTTACAAAGGAGTGCGTGACTTTTATCCTGAAGAACAAGCTATACAAAATTATATTTTTGACATAATGCGCTCAACCGTGACTTTGTTCGGATACAAGGAATACAACGCTTCTCCTTTAGAATACAGCGAGTTATATACGGACAAAACCAGCGAGGAAATAGTAAGCGAGCAAACTTACACATTCATGGATCGTGGCGGTAGAAACGTAACTCTTCGACCGGAAATGACACCCACGGTCGCGCGTATGATTGCTTCAAGGCGTAAGGCGATGGCTTTTCCTCAGCGCTTGTTTTCGATTCCTAATGTATTTCGTTATGAACGCCCGCAACGCGGTCGCCTGCGTGAGCATTATCAGCTTAACGCCGATCTGTTTGGCATAGATGGTATAGATGCCGAAATCGAGATAATTGATCTGGCGAATGAACTTCTAAAAAGATTTGGCTTGAAGGAAGATCAATATGAAATATACATAAACGATAGAAGTATTCTCGAAGATAAATTCGAGGAATTAGAGCTTGATCCAAAAAAGAAACAGGCGGTGTATAGACTGTTGGACAAGAAAGATAAAATTGATGATTTTGATGAGAAGCTAAATGAGTTGATAGGTGGCGACCTATTGGTAGGTCTCGAAGCGAACGAAAGGATCGATCAACTTATCGAAGAACTTAGTGCGCGAGGGATAAATAACGTAAAATTCAAACCATATTTGGTACGCGGTTTTGATTATTATACCGGGGTTATTTTTGAAATATTTGATACAAATCCCGACAACAGCCGATCTCTTTTTGGTGGTGGGCGTTACGACGATCTTTTAGAGGTATTTGGTGAAGAACCTGTATCTGCCGTAGGTTTTGGTATGGGCGATGTCACAATTCGTGACGTACTGGAAACTTATGATCTCTTACCAAAAGAAATTTCATTTACTGATATTTACGTTTGTGTTTCGGACAGACAATATAAAGTATACGCCGACAACGTTGCGACGCGCTTGCGTAAAAATGGGATAAGAACTGTAGTTGACATGCGTTATGATACAATCGATTCGCAGTTGAAGCGATCGAAGAAATATGGATCTAAATTTGCTCTAGTTGTAGACGAAGAAGCATTTAATTCCGATAAGTTGATCCTAAAGGATGAGTACGGAAAAACACTCGGCCAAAAAAGTTTGGAGGAGGTCGTCGCTATTTATAAAAGAGAAGTTTAAGTATGAGATTGGTCACGTTTGATATAGAAACGAAGAATACTTTTGCTGATGTGGGTGGTCGCGAGCCGTCTATGCTTGATCTGTCACTGGTATCAATTCACGATACAGAGACCGAAGAGTTTTCTAGTTATTTTGAAGAAGATCTATCCAAGCTTTGGCCAGTACTAGAAAAGTCGGACGCTCTTATCGGCTTTAATTCAAATCACTTTGATATTCCCATTCTCAATAAATATTACCCGGGAGATCTGACTGAGTTCAAAAGCATAGATCTCTTGGAGTCGATCAAGAATTCCTTAGGACGAAGAATTGGGTTGGACGCTATTGCCGAGGCCACTCTAGGGCACCGCAAGAGCGGACATGGCTTGGAGGCAATTGAATGGTGGAACAACGGAGAATTAGAGAAGCTTCGCGAGTACTGTGAGCAAGATGTAAGAGTTACCAAAGCCGTGTATGATTTTATAAAGGAAAACGGGTACGTGAAATTCCGATCAAATGATGGATTGCGTAATATTCCTATAGATGTCTCGGATTGGGACAAACCACTCGATTCTACGGTTACCCATACTCTTCCCTTTTAAATATGATAGACTGGTCATATTAGAAATACGCAGAGCATAGAGCAAAACAAAGCATAAAAATATATGAAATCTTCAAATCTTTTTTTACCAATTTCGATCATAGTTGCCGGTCTTTTGATCGGTGCGCTGACGGCCGGCGCTATAATCTTTGTAAACGATAACAACGATTCATCAGCAGGAGATCCCGGTTCTAGTGGCCCGACCATCTCTTCCATTTCTTATGAATCAGTAGATTCAACTGATCATATTCGAGGAAGTCTAGACGCTCCCGTAAAGCTTGTTGATTATTCTGACTTGGAATGTCCATTCTGCAAGCGACATCATGATACTTTGAACAATTTAATAGAAAACTATGACGAAGGTGAATTTGCTTGGGTATATAGACACTTCCCTCTAGAGGCAGCTCACCAGAAAGCAATTCCGGAAGCAGTTGCTTCTGAGTGTGTAGCTCAGTCAGCCGGAGAAGAAGGTTTCTGGACCTTTATCGATAGGATCTATGAAGAAACTCCTTCCAACGATGGATTGGATCATGATCTGTTGCCTGAATTTGCGCAAGACGCGGGGGCCAACGTGGAGGAGTTTGAAAGTTGTTTTGCCAATGAAGAGACGTTGTCTATCGTGGAAGCACATTTGGAGGACGCTCAAAACGCCGGAGGTACCGGAACGCCATATAGCCTACTTATAAGTGATGCGGAGATCACAGAGGACGCTAGGGATGATATATACAATACTCTAACGCAGTTGGGACCTGAGGCCGGAAGTTTGGCCGTGTTTTCTGAAGGTGGTAATGCCGTGGGAATTAGCGGAGCAATTCCAGAAGAACCTTTAGCTGCTATCATAGACAGACTTATCGAGCTGAACTAGTTACAACTACAGCAAAAGGTTTGCCAGGCGGCACCACTCGCAATCCTTTTTATCACAACCTTTTTGTGTGAATTCCATAGAGAGGATCTCGGAAGAGATCCTCTCTGTATGATTTTTTTAGCTCTGCCCTTTGCTTGTTTGCTGATGGGAGATCGTTCGTGTTTTTATATATTTTACCGCTTTTGTTGGGCTTCACAAGATCGGATGATCCCCTATCTTTCATTTTCTCGCCGTTCATTGCTCTCAGCGAAAGACGAGTAGAATCTGAGCTGACGTTTTGTAGTCACCGTTCAAGTCATTTGAGTCTCTCCTTCTATATTATTTCTCGACTTGGGTTCGCCGGTTTTGAAGTCTGTTACTATCCAAGCCTTCACTCCCTTCATCTCTATGGATCTTATCTAATTTACCGGAAAGTAATTGCAATTTTACCATTAGTTGTCTCCAGCGGTTGTTTCATATCTCTTTTCTGTACTCGCTTTCTCGCTGCCATCTTTTTTTCTACCTTCTTCTAGAATCCAGGCAGGAGTTCAACTTCCACGTTTGATCAGCTTTTCTTTGTCTAGGGCTTCTAAGTGTGAGCTTTTTATTTCTCTTTCCATTAATGCGAGCACCTCAGTTATGCTAAGGTCATTTTTCTTCGTTCTTTCATCAAAGAATTCTTGAAGAGTTTTATGTACTGCTGTTCCAAATACAGCGCTCCTATTTGGTGGCTGTGGAAGTCGCATCAATGTCAAAAAAAAGTACTCCCAGGGACAGGCAAGATATTTGTTGACGGCAGTCGGATTTAAGCCTTGCTTCCAAAAGAGAAATTCCACCAGGTCTTTATCCAAAAGCTTTCGTGACGGACTAAATCTTTCCTGATCTATATAAGTGCCAACCTCGGGACCCTTGTTTTCGCTCAGTCCAAGCTCATCGAGAAACTGAGAGGGTAAATATTTTCGTCCTTCTGAATTTGATCTTGGATAAGAAGAATGGCCTTTTTTGGTGTGTATAACATAAGAGACGCCTCTCGTCCTCTTTAATATTTCCTTCCTTGCTAACCTTTAGGGCTTTAATTCGGAAGATAAAAATATTCCGGTTTCCTTTTACTTTCCATTGCTTAATCTCTTTAACCGGGAACAACAACGTCGTATTCGAGTCCTTTTTCACTATGCACGGTGGATAGGTTTTTCTTCTGTTCTTTGTGCTGCAGTTGTAACTATTACATATTCGATGTGCTTTAGTAATATAGGAAAGGAAGTAATTCAAGTAATAATCTCCTCCCTACTTTCAAGAGTCTTGGCTCTTTCGTATAGTGTTTGCATCTTTTCGATAATTACCCTACTTCTTCTTGACTCCAATATACTTTCAAGTAAGCCAGTTTCTT of Candidatus Campbellbacteria bacterium contains these proteins:
- a CDS encoding TIGR00730 family Rossman fold protein: MEKDRPDEPAQAKIVRERVEEEANRRVSLIGNEFAKGFDVIRDYPKSVTFFGSSRLSESHPYYKKAQEVAHRLSDDGFTVVTGGGPGIMEAANRGAFEAGGDSLGFSIELPFEQVINKYVTKSLSFNYFFSRKVMLAFSAEAYIYFPGGFGTLDEFFEIVTLVQTQKIPRVPIILVGDEFWGALDDFIHNMLVNKYQTIGPEDEELYTMTEDIDEISKIVKNAPKRKE
- the mscL gene encoding large conductance mechanosensitive channel protein MscL: MRGVLNEFKKFALRGSVVDLAVGIVIGAAFNSLVHSIVEDIIMPPVGMLVGGADFSNLFVNLSSGVDFSTLAEAEAAGAITINYGEFINQSVSFLITAFAVFILVKAVNRLRESKDTNVNKSEETVSKCPFCYELIHKSATRCPNCTSDLNAS
- a CDS encoding laccase domain-containing protein; this translates as MIHIPGVPGKINEIKEYPFSIGNLVVNALGKPTDWKGELENLHDQTTYNRLLSIARELGATRIFCPYPVHGTTISSSKIKTLDVSRTKRRIYREVKADGAEIDKEEAYGLASGDCHTVALQDPVTGKTIAIHFNRENGVDDDILSKALRHFRKGSAERLIAVITLGIDSAHFKHDWENHKHGKKNRRRTCELIGKYGPEIVDWPLGEGKIDLRRIAARKLVEAGLLPSNIYADLFDTYFDPRFWSHRASQTRGSAKFGEKGRNMVLVVNKG
- the hisS gene encoding histidine--tRNA ligase — protein: MSEEKSKVSKNVTTESYKGVRDFYPEEQAIQNYIFDIMRSTVTLFGYKEYNASPLEYSELYTDKTSEEIVSEQTYTFMDRGGRNVTLRPEMTPTVARMIASRRKAMAFPQRLFSIPNVFRYERPQRGRLREHYQLNADLFGIDGIDAEIEIIDLANELLKRFGLKEDQYEIYINDRSILEDKFEELELDPKKKQAVYRLLDKKDKIDDFDEKLNELIGGDLLVGLEANERIDQLIEELSARGINNVKFKPYLVRGFDYYTGVIFEIFDTNPDNSRSLFGGGRYDDLLEVFGEEPVSAVGFGMGDVTIRDVLETYDLLPKEISFTDIYVCVSDRQYKVYADNVATRLRKNGIRTVVDMRYDTIDSQLKRSKKYGSKFALVVDEEAFNSDKLILKDEYGKTLGQKSLEEVVAIYKREV
- a CDS encoding ribonuclease H-like domain-containing protein; protein product: MRLVTFDIETKNTFADVGGREPSMLDLSLVSIHDTETEEFSSYFEEDLSKLWPVLEKSDALIGFNSNHFDIPILNKYYPGDLTEFKSIDLLESIKNSLGRRIGLDAIAEATLGHRKSGHGLEAIEWWNNGELEKLREYCEQDVRVTKAVYDFIKENGYVKFRSNDGLRNIPIDVSDWDKPLDSTVTHTLPF
- a CDS encoding DsbA family protein — translated: MKSSNLFLPISIIVAGLLIGALTAGAIIFVNDNNDSSAGDPGSSGPTISSISYESVDSTDHIRGSLDAPVKLVDYSDLECPFCKRHHDTLNNLIENYDEGEFAWVYRHFPLEAAHQKAIPEAVASECVAQSAGEEGFWTFIDRIYEETPSNDGLDHDLLPEFAQDAGANVEEFESCFANEETLSIVEAHLEDAQNAGGTGTPYSLLISDAEITEDARDDIYNTLTQLGPEAGSLAVFSEGGNAVGISGAIPEEPLAAIIDRLIELN
- a CDS encoding PD-(D/E)XK nuclease family protein, with the protein product MDKDLVEFLFWKQGLNPTAVNKYLACPWEYFFLTLMRLPQPPNRSAVFGTAVHKTLQEFFDERTKKNDLSITEVLALMEREIKSSHLEALDKEKLIKRGS